A region from the Aliarcobacter thereius LMG 24486 genome encodes:
- a CDS encoding efflux RND transporter periplasmic adaptor subunit, with amino-acid sequence MRYLLAVFLFCISSFASYLELDGVVESENEKIISSRMMGYITKVYVNEGDIVKKGQLLYEIDPTDIAYNEKIVRSQVSNLEINLKRYKELLAQDLVSKFDYEQLELNLITAKAKLSELLANYNYLKVRAPNNAMLIKKSIKEAEMAIPGMPHLILTDLDSLIIKTNISESNLKNISVGKKVKLEIASQNFKSNGIVKAVYPSYMNSTHSFVVKISFDKKEFNIYPAMYAKITLFLDEDLEKTDE; translated from the coding sequence ATGAGATATTTATTAGCAGTTTTTTTATTTTGTATTAGCTCTTTTGCTTCATATTTGGAGCTAGATGGAGTTGTTGAATCAGAAAATGAGAAAATCATTTCAAGTAGAATGATGGGATATATTACAAAAGTATATGTAAATGAAGGAGATATTGTAAAAAAAGGTCAACTGCTTTATGAGATTGATCCAACAGATATTGCTTATAATGAAAAAATAGTAAGAAGCCAAGTTTCAAACTTAGAGATAAATCTAAAAAGATATAAAGAGCTTTTAGCTCAAGATTTAGTTTCAAAATTTGATTATGAACAGCTTGAATTAAATCTTATTACAGCAAAAGCAAAGCTATCTGAACTTTTAGCAAATTACAACTATTTAAAAGTAAGAGCACCAAACAATGCAATGCTTATAAAAAAATCAATCAAAGAAGCTGAAATGGCAATCCCAGGAATGCCTCATCTTATTTTGACTGATTTAGATTCACTAATTATAAAAACAAATATCTCAGAATCAAACCTAAAAAATATAAGTGTAGGAAAAAAAGTTAAATTAGAGATAGCTTCTCAAAATTTTAAATCAAATGGTATTGTTAAAGCAGTTTATCCAAGTTATATGAATTCAACTCACTCTTTTGTAGTAAAAATATCTTTTGATAAAAAAGAGTTCAATATATATCCAGCTATGTATGCAAAAATTACTCTGTTTTTAGATGAAGATTTGGAAAAAACAGATGAATAG
- a CDS encoding TolC family protein, with the protein MKKIFTSLVLFLGISYSETISFEELLKQSINNSKELQKREIDIDISKKSQDEIIGIETGKLYISSEISRTNHAGHVFNSKLSSREATFRDFGFIEMQNQNDIDVAPKDLNYPNSRTNINTKIVYDLPLFTGFALSNYKDITKLQEKANEYLYNLDEKNLEYEVLKAYNSSVLAKDFIQTLEKASQTIDFIYEGAKKFHENGLVTKLDVNEAKVYKLSLQAELLKAKNNFKLAISYLRFLSGNNNINDVQSLKNIYFDLQNFDELYEMALLKRDEKALVNISIEANNKNIKANQGSYYPNIFTRLEYGYNDNNFTASNDKDYYLAFLGINLTLFDYSRSSKLEKSRLELLKSKLDMQKLEDGIKLELDEALLNFNSKQDEQKVYFQALNLAYDVLEQAKLQYKNRLISMTTLLSQETNYRKSQTMLLNARYETSLALAKLKKVLGINLIKDKK; encoded by the coding sequence ATGAAGAAAATATTTACTTCTTTAGTTCTTTTTTTAGGAATATCTTATTCAGAAACTATCTCTTTTGAAGAGTTATTAAAACAATCAATTAATAATAGTAAAGAGCTTCAAAAAAGAGAGATTGATATCGATATTTCAAAGAAGAGCCAAGATGAGATTATTGGTATTGAAACAGGGAAACTATATATTTCAAGTGAAATAAGTCGTACAAATCACGCAGGTCATGTGTTTAACTCAAAGCTATCAAGTAGAGAAGCTACTTTTAGAGATTTTGGGTTTATAGAAATGCAAAATCAAAATGATATTGATGTAGCACCAAAAGATTTAAACTATCCAAATTCAAGAACAAATATTAATACAAAAATAGTTTATGATCTTCCACTTTTTACAGGTTTTGCCTTAAGTAACTATAAAGACATTACAAAACTTCAAGAAAAAGCAAATGAATATTTATATAATTTAGATGAGAAAAATCTTGAATATGAAGTTTTAAAAGCTTACAATAGTTCAGTTTTGGCAAAAGATTTTATACAAACTTTAGAAAAAGCTAGTCAAACAATTGATTTTATATATGAAGGTGCAAAGAAGTTTCATGAAAATGGTTTGGTAACAAAACTTGATGTAAATGAAGCAAAAGTATATAAACTATCACTTCAAGCTGAACTTTTAAAAGCAAAAAACAATTTCAAACTAGCTATTTCTTATCTTAGATTTTTAAGTGGAAACAATAATATAAACGATGTTCAATCTCTTAAAAATATATATTTTGATCTACAAAACTTTGATGAACTTTATGAAATGGCTCTTTTAAAAAGAGATGAAAAAGCTTTAGTAAATATAAGTATTGAAGCAAATAATAAAAATATAAAAGCAAATCAAGGTTCATACTATCCAAATATTTTCACAAGATTAGAGTATGGTTATAATGATAATAACTTTACAGCTTCAAATGACAAGGATTATTATCTTGCTTTTTTAGGAATTAATCTAACTTTATTTGATTATAGCAGATCTAGTAAACTTGAGAAATCTAGGCTTGAATTATTAAAATCAAAACTCGATATGCAAAAACTTGAAGATGGTATTAAATTAGAATTAGATGAAGCTTTATTGAATTTCAATTCAAAACAAGATGAACAAAAAGTATATTTTCAAGCTTTGAATTTAGCTTATGATGTTTTAGAACAAGCAAAATTACAATATAAAAATAGACTTATTTCTATGACAACCCTACTTTCACAAGAGACAAATTATAGAAAAAGTCAAACAATGCTTTTAAATGCTAGATATGAAACATCTTTAGCATTAGCAAAGTTAAAAAAAGTTTTAGGAATAAATTTAATTAAGGATAAGAAATGA
- a CDS encoding HD domain-containing phosphohydrolase, with translation MKKILYYSIGFLVFLLLFYFFYYKPNVEKINEDIYLEKSTQIRDLFANEIRSKQSSIGNMVYLLSQNKELIKALEKNDKNIIDYKDILDFLNKNSDYRNLWLHIIDKNGNSFYRSWTEKSGENLLEVREDLKELFKNPRQTQNISSGLYDLTLKTIQPVFNKNGKFLGFIEFISKFNSIAKNLEKENISPIFLLSQDKSKKLLEPFSKIFVDGRYVANIDANRDLLDLIQKNGINYFLNIWKYKLLDKYLVTNIMIRDTSGDEMGLFLMFYEKSKLNKSQLSDFINQYITLIIIFSLLYSIIFLYLLKSIYAKKLDAEIKIKTERIKSQSEKLEKLVEIYDKNVIFSRTDLKGIITHASSAFCKISGYTKYELIGEPHSIVRHPDTPKEIFTQLWNDLKEEKKVTLEIKNMKKDGSYYWVIADLEPEYDDKGKLIGYYAVREDITANKDIEEIQREIIFTMGSIAESRSKETGEHVKRVSKYSKILALGYGLPKASAKELSLASPMHDIGKIAIPDSILNKPAKLTAEEFEEMKTHAQKGFEMLNVSTRPLLQTAANIALTHHEKFDGTGYPNGLKGEEIPIFGRITALADVFDAISSDRCYKKAWPLDEALNYIKEQSGKHFDPKLVEVFFNNINKILEVKEKHKDIE, from the coding sequence ATGAAAAAGATTTTATATTATTCAATAGGTTTCTTAGTTTTTTTACTACTTTTCTATTTTTTCTATTATAAACCAAATGTAGAAAAAATAAATGAAGATATTTATTTAGAAAAAAGTACACAAATTAGAGATCTTTTTGCAAATGAAATAAGAAGTAAACAATCAAGTATTGGAAATATGGTCTACTTGTTGAGCCAAAATAAAGAGTTAATAAAAGCACTAGAAAAAAATGATAAAAATATAATTGATTATAAAGATATTTTAGATTTTTTAAATAAAAATAGTGATTATAGAAACTTATGGCTACATATAATAGATAAAAATGGTAATAGTTTTTATAGGTCATGGACAGAAAAATCTGGAGAAAATCTTTTAGAAGTAAGAGAAGATTTAAAAGAACTTTTTAAAAATCCAAGACAAACACAAAATATTAGTTCTGGTCTATATGATTTAACTTTAAAAACAATTCAGCCAGTTTTTAATAAAAATGGTAAGTTTTTAGGATTTATTGAATTTATATCAAAATTTAACTCTATTGCAAAAAATTTAGAGAAAGAGAATATAAGCCCTATATTTTTACTAAGTCAGGATAAAAGTAAAAAGCTATTAGAACCTTTTTCAAAGATATTTGTAGATGGAAGATATGTTGCAAATATAGATGCGAATCGAGATTTACTTGATTTAATACAAAAAAATGGCATAAATTATTTCTTAAATATTTGGAAATATAAATTACTTGATAAATATTTAGTTACAAATATTATGATTAGAGATACAAGTGGTGATGAAATGGGACTATTCCTTATGTTCTATGAAAAAAGTAAACTAAATAAATCACAATTATCAGATTTTATAAATCAATATATAACTCTTATAATAATCTTCTCTTTACTATATTCTATAATATTTTTATATCTTTTAAAATCAATTTATGCAAAGAAGCTTGATGCTGAAATAAAAATAAAAACAGAAAGAATAAAATCTCAAAGTGAAAAATTGGAAAAACTAGTTGAGATTTATGACAAAAATGTAATATTTTCAAGAACTGATTTAAAAGGGATAATTACTCATGCAAGTAGTGCATTTTGTAAAATTAGTGGCTATACAAAATATGAACTTATTGGTGAACCTCATAGTATTGTAAGACATCCAGATACTCCAAAAGAGATATTTACTCAATTATGGAATGACTTAAAAGAAGAAAAAAAAGTTACACTTGAAATAAAAAATATGAAAAAAGATGGTTCATATTATTGGGTTATTGCAGATTTAGAGCCTGAATATGATGATAAAGGTAAGTTAATTGGTTATTACGCAGTTAGAGAAGATATTACAGCAAATAAAGATATAGAAGAGATTCAAAGAGAGATTATTTTTACTATGGGAAGTATTGCTGAATCAAGATCTAAAGAGACAGGAGAACATGTAAAAAGAGTATCTAAATATTCAAAAATTTTGGCTTTGGGTTATGGTTTACCAAAAGCAAGTGCAAAAGAGTTATCTCTTGCAAGTCCTATGCACGATATAGGTAAAATTGCTATTCCTGATAGTATTTTAAATAAACCAGCAAAACTTACAGCTGAAGAGTTTGAAGAGATGAAAACTCATGCACAAAAAGGTTTTGAGATGTTAAATGTATCAACAAGACCTCTATTGCAAACAGCTGCAAATATAGCTTTAACACATCATGAGAAATTTGATGGAACAGGTTATCCAAATGGTTTAAAAGGTGAAGAGATTCCTATCTTTGGAAGAATTACAGCTTTAGCAGATGTTTTTGATGCAATTAGTAGTGATAGATGTTATAAAAAAGCTTGGCCTTTAGATGAAGCATTAAACTATATAAAAGAGCAAAGTGGAAAACATTTTGATCCTAAACTAGTAGAAGTATTTTTCAATAATATTAATAAGATTTTAGAAGTAAAAGAGAAGCACAAGGATATAGAATAA
- the fliP gene encoding flagellar type III secretion system pore protein FliP (The bacterial flagellar biogenesis protein FliP forms a type III secretion system (T3SS)-type pore required for flagellar assembly.), producing MRFLFGIVLLSIYSLAADPVPMINLSVSALEEPVQFVKTINIVIILALLVLAPSLLLMVTSFTRIIIVLALLRQSMGLQQTPPTQIIISLALIMTIFIMEPYGKKAWDESIVPYMDEKISYQDAFSKGIAPFKDFMIKNTRESDLALFYRIKKEPNPKNIDDVSLTLLMPAFIVSELRTAFEIGFLIFLPFLIIDIIVASILMSLGMMMLPPVMISLPIKIIFFIVVDGWPLIIGNLAQSFK from the coding sequence TTGAGATTTTTATTTGGAATAGTATTACTATCTATTTATTCTTTAGCTGCTGATCCTGTTCCTATGATAAATCTTTCTGTATCTGCACTTGAAGAACCTGTTCAATTTGTAAAAACAATAAATATTGTAATAATTTTAGCTCTATTAGTTTTAGCACCTTCGTTATTACTAATGGTTACATCTTTTACAAGAATTATTATAGTTCTTGCTCTTTTAAGACAGTCTATGGGGCTTCAACAAACTCCACCTACTCAAATTATAATTTCACTTGCTCTTATTATGACAATTTTTATAATGGAGCCTTATGGGAAAAAAGCTTGGGATGAGAGTATTGTTCCTTATATGGATGAAAAAATATCTTATCAAGATGCCTTTTCAAAAGGAATTGCACCTTTCAAAGATTTTATGATAAAAAACACAAGAGAATCCGATTTAGCTCTATTTTATAGAATAAAAAAAGAACCAAACCCAAAAAATATTGATGATGTATCTTTAACTCTTCTAATGCCTGCATTTATTGTAAGTGAGCTTAGAACTGCTTTTGAAATAGGATTCCTAATATTTTTACCATTTTTGATTATAGATATTATTGTTGCTTCTATTTTGATGAGTTTAGGAATGATGATGCTTCCTCCTGTGATGATATCACTTCCTATTAAAATAATATTTTTTATAGTCGTTGATGGTTGGCCACTTATTATTGGAAATTTAGCTCAATCTTTTAAATAA
- the mrdA gene encoding penicillin-binding protein 2, with the protein MKTRLNIIFIIIIVFALILVTRIYFLSIKSNTYYEELSKNNYIKKTFKAPIRGIIEDRNNTPIALNLIGFSINIKPHLSSSSNRIKLDSILDDIIKYLPEYNKDILREEYLKNDSPYNHEFIKLIDFISYEEMLSKFTYLQSNEDIQVELSSKRHYPFNELATHIIGYVGKATKKEIENNEVARFNKITGKSGIEKYYNEKLQGTLGYKEVKVNAYNKELEIIDEKEASTDNKVKITIDIQLQKFLQEQFKDKSGSVIIMDSTNGEILAASSFPEYNSNIFVKGISQKEWDVLRNDFNHPFTNKITNGLYPPGSVIKMGVAMSFLENAIPENFNVTCTGRLEIGNRNFRCWKLSGHGHIDFKNSIVKSCDDFYYKGSLKVGIDKISQTLDKFGFGQKTGIDLDNEFIGINPNKEWKERRFNEPWYIGETVITSIGQGNMLTTPLQIARFTAYFANGKLPKPHLNKEAYEEPIELDFKKEHLDLMRESMYDVVNSSSGTARRYIKSKVKIAAKTGTAQVYTIPQDEKVRMKESELEYYQRSHAWITTFGPYKKPKYVVTVIVEHGESGGRATGGIVSNIYDKLYELGYITELE; encoded by the coding sequence ATGAAAACTAGATTAAATATTATATTTATTATTATTATTGTTTTTGCTCTTATTTTAGTTACTAGAATATATTTTTTATCAATTAAATCAAATACTTATTATGAAGAATTATCAAAAAATAACTATATCAAAAAAACATTCAAAGCGCCTATAAGAGGTATTATAGAAGATAGAAACAATACTCCTATTGCTTTAAATCTTATTGGTTTTTCAATTAATATAAAACCTCATTTAAGTTCTTCTTCTAATAGAATAAAATTAGACTCAATTTTAGATGATATTATAAAATATCTACCTGAATATAATAAAGATATATTAAGAGAAGAGTACCTAAAAAACGACTCTCCTTATAATCATGAGTTTATAAAACTTATAGATTTCATATCTTATGAAGAGATGTTGTCAAAATTTACTTATTTACAAAGCAATGAAGATATCCAAGTTGAATTATCTTCAAAAAGGCATTACCCTTTTAATGAACTTGCAACTCATATAATTGGATATGTAGGAAAAGCTACAAAAAAAGAGATTGAAAATAATGAAGTTGCAAGATTTAATAAAATTACTGGGAAAAGTGGTATTGAAAAATATTATAATGAAAAACTTCAAGGAACTCTTGGTTATAAAGAGGTAAAAGTAAATGCCTACAATAAAGAGCTTGAAATAATTGATGAAAAAGAGGCTTCAACAGATAATAAAGTTAAAATTACAATCGATATACAACTTCAAAAATTTCTTCAAGAACAATTTAAAGATAAAAGTGGTTCAGTAATTATTATGGATTCGACAAATGGAGAGATTTTAGCAGCATCATCTTTCCCTGAATATAATAGTAATATATTTGTAAAAGGTATTTCTCAAAAAGAATGGGATGTTTTAAGAAATGATTTCAATCACCCTTTTACAAATAAAATTACAAATGGTCTTTATCCTCCTGGTTCTGTAATTAAAATGGGCGTTGCAATGTCATTTTTAGAAAATGCTATTCCTGAAAATTTTAATGTAACATGTACAGGAAGACTTGAAATTGGAAATAGAAACTTCAGATGCTGGAAATTATCAGGGCATGGACATATAGATTTTAAAAATTCTATTGTAAAAAGTTGTGATGATTTTTATTATAAAGGAAGCTTAAAAGTTGGTATTGATAAAATTTCTCAAACTTTAGATAAATTTGGCTTTGGTCAAAAAACAGGTATAGATTTAGACAATGAGTTCATAGGTATAAATCCAAATAAAGAGTGGAAAGAGAGAAGATTTAATGAACCTTGGTATATTGGAGAGACTGTAATTACTTCAATTGGTCAAGGAAATATGCTTACAACTCCTTTACAAATAGCAAGATTTACAGCTTATTTTGCAAATGGTAAATTACCAAAACCACATTTAAATAAAGAAGCTTATGAAGAACCTATTGAACTTGATTTTAAAAAAGAGCATTTAGATCTTATGAGAGAATCTATGTATGATGTTGTAAATTCATCATCTGGAACTGCTAGAAGATATATTAAATCAAAAGTAAAAATAGCTGCAAAAACTGGTACTGCACAAGTTTATACTATTCCTCAAGATGAGAAAGTAAGGATGAAAGAGAGTGAACTTGAATACTATCAAAGATCACACGCTTGGATAACTACTTTTGGTCCATATAAAAAACCAAAATATGTTGTTACAGTTATTGTTGAACATGGAGAAAGTGGTGGTAGAGCAACTGGTGGAATTGTAAGTAATATATATGATAAGCTTTATGAACTTGGCTATATTACAGAATTAGAGTAG
- a CDS encoding murein hydrolase activator EnvC family protein → MTKIVFLIFTIFLSFLNASNIDKKIEQNQAQLSSNQKKEASANENMKILAKNIEEQNRDIATLEKDISNITKDINTHQGLLESSEKKLNQLQNDTKNLIIQKKQSEDEIVNIIIEEFSVSMALNLASKESLQEIIDNEIFSLLSDYSKEKIIKINENYNRLSKNTQQNQKEIDRLNSYIISREKKKNEFLYLKSTHTKSLANLQKEHNSYQNELKKVLDQQDGLNSILADLKILKQEELKKAEQQRLSEAKKAESLAQTKDSRNQEFAKSLDLDVRKIGSSTDGVKIVKYKGQKTIAPLKSFKVEKLFGTYYDPVYKIKLFNESIVLSAIEKDSKVFSVLNGKVVYAKKNAGILDNVVIVQHSNGLHTVYSHLDDIAPNIVVGKWIQKGSVVGRVNSNLTFQVTKNSAYIDPKDLFKI, encoded by the coding sequence ATGACTAAAATAGTTTTTTTAATATTTACTATTTTTTTATCTTTTTTAAATGCTTCAAATATTGATAAAAAAATAGAACAGAATCAAGCACAATTGAGTTCAAATCAAAAAAAAGAAGCTAGTGCAAATGAAAATATGAAAATTCTTGCAAAAAATATTGAAGAGCAAAATAGAGATATTGCAACATTAGAAAAAGATATTTCAAATATTACTAAAGATATAAATACTCATCAAGGTCTACTTGAAAGCTCTGAAAAGAAATTAAACCAGCTACAAAATGATACAAAAAATTTAATTATCCAAAAAAAACAGAGTGAAGATGAAATTGTAAATATAATTATAGAAGAGTTTTCTGTATCAATGGCACTTAATCTAGCTTCAAAAGAGTCTTTACAAGAGATAATAGATAATGAAATTTTTTCACTTTTATCTGATTATTCAAAAGAGAAAATTATTAAAATAAACGAAAATTATAATAGATTATCAAAAAATACTCAGCAAAACCAAAAAGAGATAGATAGATTAAATAGTTATATTATTTCAAGAGAAAAAAAGAAAAATGAGTTTTTGTATTTAAAATCAACTCATACAAAATCTTTAGCAAATCTTCAAAAAGAGCATAATTCTTATCAAAATGAGTTAAAAAAAGTTTTAGATCAACAAGATGGATTAAACTCAATTCTTGCTGATTTAAAAATTTTAAAACAAGAAGAGCTAAAAAAAGCTGAACAACAAAGATTAAGTGAGGCTAAAAAAGCTGAATCTTTAGCTCAAACAAAAGATTCAAGAAATCAGGAATTTGCAAAAAGTTTAGACCTTGATGTTAGAAAAATTGGTTCTTCAACTGATGGAGTAAAAATTGTAAAATATAAAGGTCAAAAAACAATAGCTCCTTTAAAATCTTTTAAAGTAGAGAAACTATTTGGTACATATTATGATCCAGTTTACAAAATAAAACTTTTTAATGAATCTATTGTTTTAAGTGCAATAGAAAAAGACTCTAAAGTTTTTTCTGTATTAAATGGAAAAGTTGTTTATGCAAAGAAGAATGCTGGAATTCTTGATAATGTTGTTATTGTTCAACATTCAAATGGTCTTCACACTGTTTATTCTCATTTAGATGATATTGCTCCAAATATTGTAGTTGGAAAATGGATACAAAAAGGTAGTGTTGTAGGAAGAGTTAATTCAAATCTTACTTTTCAAGTTACAAAAAATAGTGCATATATAGATCCAAAAGATTTATTCAAGATTTAA
- a CDS encoding FtsX-like permease family protein → MKSLKATFAFFIPLLSMLIAFCIYLLITNIVDNYKSKISKDYSIVVVSKIELKKDDFGKLAGINVSDLKLLSNEKIIENIKSNLSSSSITLLRTKLPYFYQLYLENFPTSTELEKIKKTLLSKNGVKTVEIFYKNHSQVYILLLILSTISFSLFIIITIFAVIILAKQIKLWFHEHRVKISILRLHGASIIYSASSIIKQAFLSSFLAFLVSSIFLIYISNNIEAIFPFELQDIVNIEINLEIEILKIFALAFIISLCTIFGTLLKYKIDND, encoded by the coding sequence GTGAAGTCTCTTAAAGCTACTTTTGCATTTTTCATACCTCTTTTATCTATGCTTATAGCATTTTGTATATATCTATTAATTACAAATATTGTAGATAATTACAAAAGTAAAATATCTAAAGATTACTCAATAGTTGTAGTTTCAAAAATAGAATTAAAAAAAGATGACTTTGGAAAACTTGCAGGTATTAATGTAAGTGATTTAAAGCTACTTTCAAATGAGAAGATAATAGAAAATATTAAATCTAATCTATCTTCTAGTTCAATTACACTTTTAAGAACAAAACTTCCATACTTTTATCAACTATATTTGGAGAATTTTCCTACAAGTACAGAGTTAGAAAAAATTAAAAAAACACTTCTTAGTAAAAATGGTGTAAAAACTGTTGAGATTTTCTATAAAAATCATAGTCAAGTTTATATTTTATTATTAATTTTAAGCACAATATCTTTCTCTTTATTTATTATTATTACAATCTTTGCTGTTATTATATTGGCAAAACAGATAAAACTTTGGTTTCACGAACATAGAGTTAAAATATCAATTTTAAGACTTCATGGTGCATCTATAATTTATAGTGCTTCATCAATTATAAAACAGGCTTTTCTTAGCTCTTTTTTAGCTTTTTTAGTATCATCTATATTTTTAATATATATATCAAATAATATTGAAGCTATTTTTCCTTTTGAATTGCAAGATATTGTAAATATAGAGATAAATCTTGAAATAGAGATATTAAAGATTTTTGCACTTGCTTTTATAATATCTTTATGCACAATATTTGGAACACTATTAAAATACAAGATAGATAATGACTAA
- a CDS encoding cell division ATP-binding protein FtsE, translated as MIIAKNLYLTYDNHKYIIKKGEFSIKEGEFIFIGGNSGSGKSTLLKSFYGELPIRHGELNIARQSVVGIRGNRLRTLRKDIGIIFQDYKLINEFTIEDNIMVPLKINNYIEETSRKQADDLLKLVKLYHKKGSYPNQLSGGEQQRIAVARALAHNPKIIIADEPTGNLDDTSADVVWNLLKSANERLGITIVVVTHRVPRHLGIKYRQLSIVEGAICEVS; from the coding sequence ATGATTATTGCTAAGAATTTATATCTTACTTATGATAATCATAAATATATTATAAAAAAAGGTGAATTCTCTATAAAAGAAGGTGAATTTATATTCATTGGAGGAAATAGTGGTAGCGGAAAATCTACACTTCTAAAATCTTTTTATGGTGAGCTTCCTATTCGTCATGGTGAACTAAATATTGCTAGACAAAGTGTAGTTGGAATAAGAGGAAATAGATTAAGAACTCTTAGAAAAGATATAGGAATTATTTTTCAAGATTATAAACTAATAAATGAATTTACAATTGAAGATAATATTATGGTTCCTTTAAAAATAAATAACTATATAGAAGAGACTTCAAGAAAACAAGCAGATGATCTTTTAAAACTTGTAAAGCTTTATCATAAAAAAGGTTCTTATCCAAATCAATTAAGTGGTGGGGAACAACAAAGAATAGCAGTTGCTAGAGCTTTGGCTCATAATCCAAAAATAATAATAGCAGATGAACCAACAGGAAATTTAGATGATACATCAGCTGATGTTGTTTGGAATTTATTAAAAAGTGCAAATGAAAGACTAGGAATTACTATTGTAGTTGTAACTCATAGAGTGCCTAGACATTTAGGAATAAAATATAGACAACTTTCAATAGTAGAAGGGGCTATTTGTGAAGTCTCTTAA
- the trmB gene encoding tRNA (guanosine(46)-N7)-methyltransferase TrmB gives MPHIVFNKNILINTPTKKGENEFLFVAKSFSKDESRKTEYKVAVKNLDKEFLLTIKDKDDNFLIKSDKTTRISPVSFIKSALNSYVELTNSDILFENTKNLKEKKEHEHKYLKEIDYFVNDFKTTKELVIEIGFGSGRHLLYQAKNNPDKVFIGLEIHFPSIEQLLTQLELQNITNVLVVNYDARLFMEFIESNQVGKIYVHFPVPWDKKPHRRIYSNEFVSEALRVLKLDGTLELRSDSRKYFDFCVDLLTNLPKAKISIDVNKELEVSSKYEDRWKKQGKNIYDVILTSQVVDKDINLDFDFSFDFEINVDNFFEHAFLKAIIIKKYFVHIEELYYILNHNNSALIKVTMGNFDRPVTKYILILNGKLSYYQGEPLPTSSNIAAHKKLKEILKK, from the coding sequence ATGCCCCATATAGTTTTCAATAAAAATATTTTAATAAATACTCCTACAAAAAAAGGAGAAAATGAGTTTTTATTTGTTGCAAAAAGTTTTTCTAAAGATGAATCAAGAAAAACTGAATATAAAGTTGCAGTAAAAAATTTAGATAAAGAGTTTTTACTTACAATAAAAGATAAAGATGATAATTTCTTAATTAAATCAGATAAAACAACTAGAATATCTCCTGTATCATTTATCAAATCTGCTCTTAACTCTTATGTAGAATTAACAAATAGTGATATCTTATTTGAAAATACAAAAAACTTAAAAGAGAAAAAAGAGCATGAACATAAATACTTAAAAGAGATTGACTATTTTGTAAATGACTTTAAAACAACAAAAGAACTTGTAATAGAAATAGGTTTTGGAAGTGGAAGACACTTACTTTATCAAGCAAAAAACAATCCGGATAAAGTTTTTATTGGACTTGAAATTCATTTTCCATCAATAGAACAACTTTTAACTCAATTAGAACTTCAAAATATTACAAATGTTTTAGTTGTAAATTATGATGCAAGACTTTTTATGGAGTTTATTGAATCAAATCAAGTTGGAAAAATATATGTCCATTTCCCTGTTCCTTGGGATAAGAAACCACATAGAAGAATATATTCAAATGAGTTTGTAAGTGAAGCTCTAAGAGTTTTAAAACTTGATGGAACTTTGGAATTAAGATCTGATAGTAGAAAATATTTTGATTTTTGTGTAGATTTACTAACAAATCTTCCTAAAGCAAAAATCTCTATTGATGTAAATAAAGAGCTTGAAGTTTCTAGTAAATATGAAGATAGATGGAAAAAACAAGGGAAAAACATCTATGATGTAATTCTTACTTCTCAAGTTGTAGATAAAGATATAAATTTGGATTTTGACTTTTCATTTGATTTTGAAATAAATGTAGATAATTTTTTTGAACATGCTTTCTTAAAAGCAATTATTATTAAAAAATATTTTGTACATATTGAGGAGCTTTATTATATTTTAAATCATAATAATTCTGCTTTAATAAAAGTGACTATGGGTAATTTTGATAGACCTGTTACAAAATATATACTTATTTTAAATGGAAAACTATCTTATTATCAAGGTGAGCCTCTTCCTACTAGTTCAAATATTGCTGCTCATAAAAAATTAAAAGAGATTTTAAAAAAATGA